The following DNA comes from Desulfatiglans anilini DSM 4660.
CGGGGTCGATCTCGTCACCATGGCGCGGGGCCTGCTGGCCGATCCCGAACTGCCGCGGAAGGCGCGCGAAGGAAAGGCCCATCTGATCGATCACTGCATCGGCTGCAACCAGGGATGCTTCGACAGCATCTTCAGCTTCCGCCCGGCGACGTGCCTGGTGAACCCGCAGGCCGGGATGGAGGGGCAATGGCGCGTCGAGCCCGCCGCGCAGCCGAAGCGGGTGGTGGTGATCGGCGGCGGCCCCGCCGGCATGAAGTGCGCCCGCACAGCGGCCGAGCGCGGGCACGAGGTCATCCTCTTCGAAAAGGCCGACCGGCTGGGCGGTCAGCTTCTGTTGAACCGATTCATCCCGGGGCGGGGCGAGATGGTGACCGCGGCCAGGGACCTGGCGGCGCATCTGGCCGAGCTGCCGGTCGACGTCCGGTTGGGGCAGGCCGCCGATGTCGCGGCGGTCAAGGAGATCCGCCCGGATGCGGTCGTCATCGCCACGGGCGCCAGGCCCATGAAGCCGCCGATCCCCGGCATCGAGCGGCCCGATGTGGTGCAGTCCTGGGATCTGCTGGACGGCAGGGCGGGCGTCGGCCGCCGGGTGGTGGTCATCGGAGGCAACGCTGTCGGCCTCGAGACCGCCCTGTACCTCGCGAGCATAGGGACCCTGCCGCCCGAGGTGCTCCACTTCCTGATGGCGAACCGGGCCGAGAGCGTCGAAACGCTCCTGAACGGCATCGACCGGGGGATCAAGGAAGTCGTAGTGGTGGAGATGCTCAAAAAGGCCGGCAAGGACATCGGCCAGTCCACCCGCTGGACCGTGATGGCGGAGTTGAAGCGCCTCGGGGTCACGGTCCTGACCGGAGCGAAGGCGGTGGCGATCGGCGACGGGTTCGTGGAGATCGAAAAGGACGGGGAAGCCGAGCGGCTGAAGGCCGATTCGGTCGTTCTCGCGGCGGGTTCCAGAGCGGAGCGCGGGCTTGCGGCGGCCCTGGAGGGCCTCGTGCCGGAGATCTATGTGATCGGAGACGCCTCCGAACCGCGGAAGGCCCTCGATGCGATCCGCGAGGGGTTCCGGACCGGATTGAAACTGTAGCGCGGCGCAGAGGCTTCTGGTTGCGAGAGGAACCGTGAAGATCGGGGTTATTGCCGACACTCACCTGAAGCGGCCCGACGCCTTCCTGCGGCGCGCGGTCGAAGAGCATTTCGACGGGGCCGACCTGATCCTGCACGCTGGAGACATCTGCACCCTGGAGGTCCTGGAGGCCTTCGGGCGGAGGCCCTTCAAGGCGGTCGCGGGGAATCGCGACGACCGCACGGTCAAGGCGCGGCTGCCCCAAAGGCTGCTAATCGAGGCCGAGGGGCTGCGGATCGGCCTCATCCATGGGTGGGGCGCGCCCTGGGGGATCGTGGGGCGCCTTCAAGGCGCCTTCGAGGGGGCGGATGCCGTGGTCTTCGGGCACACCCACCGGGTCCTCAACGAGATGGAGAATGGGGTGCTCTACTTCAACCCGGGGAGTTTCAAGGGCGGATGGATCGCCGGGGGTGTGCGCAGCCTGGGGATCCTGGAGGCCGGGGACGGGATCCGCGGCCGGATCATCCGCCTCGAAAGCCGATGAAGGGGGCGCGGCATCCCTCCGCACGGCAGAG
Coding sequences within:
- a CDS encoding FAD-dependent oxidoreductase, yielding MQFPHLFSPVSINGLNLQNRIVMTAMHLGYTPEGTVTDRLIDFYVPRARSGVGLIIVGGCPIDENAGMANMICLHEDRFLPGLERLTSAVHDAGGRIAAQLYQAGRYTHSAMIGGRQPFSASAVRSRLTGETPRALDLAEIPEVQEHFAEAAVRARKAGFDAVEILGSAGYLISQFFSPLTNLREDRYGGSLENRMRFGVEVVEKVRRAVGPDYPIIMRLAGNDFMEGGNGNAEARAFAAALEKAGVDLFNVTGGWHETRIPQLTMHVPRAGYVYLAQGVKSAVGVPVLASNRINDPETAEEILRSGGVDLVTMARGLLADPELPRKAREGKAHLIDHCIGCNQGCFDSIFSFRPATCLVNPQAGMEGQWRVEPAAQPKRVVVIGGGPAGMKCARTAAERGHEVILFEKADRLGGQLLLNRFIPGRGEMVTAARDLAAHLAELPVDVRLGQAADVAAVKEIRPDAVVIATGARPMKPPIPGIERPDVVQSWDLLDGRAGVGRRVVVIGGNAVGLETALYLASIGTLPPEVLHFLMANRAESVETLLNGIDRGIKEVVVVEMLKKAGKDIGQSTRWTVMAELKRLGVTVLTGAKAVAIGDGFVEIEKDGEAERLKADSVVLAAGSRAERGLAAALEGLVPEIYVIGDASEPRKALDAIREGFRTGLKL
- a CDS encoding metallophosphoesterase family protein; the protein is MKIGVIADTHLKRPDAFLRRAVEEHFDGADLILHAGDICTLEVLEAFGRRPFKAVAGNRDDRTVKARLPQRLLIEAEGLRIGLIHGWGAPWGIVGRLQGAFEGADAVVFGHTHRVLNEMENGVLYFNPGSFKGGWIAGGVRSLGILEAGDGIRGRIIRLESR